In Aspergillus oryzae RIB40 DNA, chromosome 6, one genomic interval encodes:
- a CDS encoding uncharacterized protein (RNA-directed RNA polymerase QDE-1 required for posttranscriptional gene silencing and RNA interference), whose product MQRATEKPQLSEREHGRGSRKQRSRKGKKHHKRSSTLGPSSQTSSSTNKGSEDRSSSTATYQTGVSPHRALTTSTSRQPQNSSRLQQQPAQLLLAPWTFWDTVAVNLFNLPREINTRILWQTFSSEGYVSSIDLFEDSHGNRDSRGKIRFKPPPKTDFWRKGLYTIKLPNGRTSVINIGLDLNREEPQIASPVRSGVSYPVEVKLPILSMDIGVLLSETTMLPMRSVGSGENESSRLVLNLKQKALFVYFQLPIFTPGYKPTPASGMLQEYRLKIPFVQLSWIFQVRDTVTGDISHFIVLDSPPLYHRRINNIDVTHSEENNTWRESETWYRQTYIVRNALELPYLPIGLKKAKAVIDIGRWNTFKITYPRDADFKGKLTLLCDILKDYNVTFQDTDRFTQWDTNVEMNPPIWKWIDLSDSQPPRKACSLEDLFDHNFVHLPFQVRYQLEVCISNGYLSEFTMTREFAVKLSELGETQAVKLLEHVSAKKQVYYDPMKIFDLKFIKGVTQAKIPPYCCYMHSARITPSTIYYNTPTVDISNRVIRRFIEHADRFLRVRFTDEKLLGRINSTTDSTMDEIFTRIKRALTNGIVIGDRRYEFLAFGNSQFREHGAYFFAPLPNLTAANIRAWMGHFNSIRNVAKHAARLGQCFSTTRAIAGCPVDVVKIEDVERNGYNFSDGVGRISRFLAQMSMSELKIKTPTGEPPSAFQFRLGGCKGMLAVSSEAQRQEVHIRKSQFKFAAIHNGLEIVRWSQFSMATLNRQLIIVLSTLGIPDQVFHAKLHTMLQGLDQALESDPQAIYWLKKYVDPNQMTLTISQMVLDGFRRSKEPFLTSVLTLWRAWHLKYLKEKARIAVDQGACLLGCMDETGLLQGYFHDKVPGNDASVEEKTAALPEIFVQVSRPEADKKSEVIEGVCILARNPSLHPGDIRVVRAVNVPQLRHLQDVVVLPQTGDRDIASMCSGGDLDGDDYIVIWDQDLLPKDWFREPMKYTSNKAQDLDRDVTVNDITSFFVTYMKNDFLPRIAHAHLALADFLEDGVNEEKCIRLAQLHSDAVDYNKTGIPAILTRNLEPRKWPHFMEKFNKPKDRIYHSNKILGQLYDAVERIDFVPSLEMPFDKRLLNCEIEVPDDLLTFAKNLKGQYDDAMRRIMAQHEIKTEFEIWSTFVLGHANTSKDYKFHEEIGAISATLRDTFKKQCYEKVGGRNFDQLAPLALAMYRVTNEEMSDALNKYRAENSTTGNKFFHKPTPKIDQLPLISFPWIFPHILGKIALGHFEVPGGIPVVDNDPFGLFTDDLDPTSPLPCRCSIVPAASMPLSFSDNVESLEQLLDFGLSTSGPHELASSTDAALSDVPIEADLSLLDFSDIPKYSQSPSCNGSIGGGCVIQSMDTTTPAMAVDTIQRSGSPSGGSTGGGCVVQSADVSNSTFNEVVSEKWVEIVEEEDDLKPTALDKLNELLGF is encoded by the exons ATGCAAAGAGCAACTGAAAAACCTCAGTTGAGTGAACGTGAACATGGGAGAGGATCTAGGAAGCAAAGATCtagaaagggaaagaagcacCACAAGCGGTCTTCAACGCTGGGGCCTTCCTCTCAGACTTCCTCCAGTACTAACAAGGGCAGTGAGGACAGAAGCTCTTCCACTGCAACATACCAGACTGGTGTCAGTCCCCATCGTGCCCTTACCACTA GTACCTCACGTCAGCCTCAGAATTCATCTCGGCTGCAACAACAGCCGGCCCAGTTATTGCTGGCTCCATGGACATTCTGGGATACTGTAGCTGTGAACCTATTCAACCTTCCGAGGGAAATTAACACACGTATCCTTTGGCAAACATTCTCGAGCGAGGGCTATGTCTCTTCTATTGATCTATTCGAGGACTCTCATGGCAACAGAGACTCTAGAGGGAAAATCCGCTTCAA ACCACCTCCTAAAACAGATTTTTGGAGGAAGGGATTATACACCATCAAGCTTCCCAACGGTCGAACGTCAGTCATCAACATTGGACTTGACTTGAATCGTGAAGAACCTCAGATCGCTAGTCCGGTCCGTTCTGGCGTCTCATACCCAGTTGAAGTC AAATTGCCAATCCTGTCTATGGATATAGGTGTACTGCTCAGTGAGACAACGATGCTTCCAATGCGTTCTGTCGGCTCTGGCGAGAATGAGAGCTCCCGACTAGTGCTTAATCTGAAGCAAAAAGCTCTGTTCGTGTACTTCCAGCTTCCCATCTTCACCCCGGGCTATAAACCCACTCCAGCCAGCGGTATGCTTCAGGAATATCGCCTGAAGATCCCCTTCGTCCAACTAAGTTGGATCTTCCAGGTGCGAGATACCGTAACAGGAGATATATCGCATTTCATAGTGCTAGACTCGCCTCCACTTTATCATCGTCGCATCAACAATATTGATGTAACTCATTCAGAGGAAAACAATACATGGAGAGAGTCGGAGACCTGGTACCGGCAGACATATATAGTCCGCAATGCGTTAGAGTTACCTTACCTTCCTATCGGTCTgaaaaaggcaaaggctGTGATAGACATAG GTCGTTGGAACACCTTCAAGATAACGTATCCTAGAGATGCTGATTTCAAAGGGAAGCTGACGCTTTTGTGCGATATTCTCAAAGACTACAACGTCACGTTTCAAGACACAGATCGGTTTACCCAGTGGGACACGAACGTGGAGATGAATCCGCCCATTTGGAAGTGGATTGATTTGTCTGACTCCCAaccaccaaggaaggcaTGTTCGTTGGAAGATCTCTTCGACCATAACTTTGTTCATTTGCCCTTTCAGGTCCGCTACCAACTTGAGGTGTGTATCTCGAACGGGTATCTTTCCGAGTTCACGATGACCCGCGAATTTGCTGTCAAACTGTCTGAACTCGGAGAGACGCAAGCGGTGAAGCTCTTGGAGCATGTGTCCGCGAAGAAGCAGGTGTATTATGACCCGATGAAGATCTTCGACCTGAAGTTCATCAAAGGGGTGACTCAAGCGAAGATCCCCCCTTACTGCTGTTATATGCATTCAGCCAGAATCACACCAAGCACCATCTATTACAACACGCCAACAGTGGACATCTCCAACCGCGTCATCAGACGCTTTATCGAGCATGCAGATCGCTTCCTTCGAGTACGATTTACGGACGAGAAGCTGCTAGGTCGAATCAATTCCACGACTGACAGTACAATGGACGAAATATTTACTCGCATTAAGAGAGCATTGACCAACGGTATTGTGATTGGCGATAGGCGCTACGAATTCCTCGCGTTTGGTAATTCCCAATTCCGTGAGCATGGTGCCTACTTCTTCGCTCCTTTACCAAATCTTACAGCTGCCAATATCCGTGCCTGGATGGGACACTTCAACAGCATACGTAATGTTGCTAAGCATGCTGCAAGGTTGGGGCAATGCTTCTCGACGACCCGGGCCATTGCTGGTTGTCCAGTAGACGTAGTTAAGATCGAGGACGTCGAACGTAACGGGTATAACTTCTCCGATGGTGTCGGGAGGATCTCGCGGTTTCTTGCTCAAATGTCTATGTCGGAACTCAAGATTAAAACACCAACCGGAGAGCCTCCCTCTGCATTTCAGTTCCGTTTGGGCGGCTGTAAGGGAATGCTCGCTGTCTCCTCCGAGGCCCAGCGCCAAGAAGTACACATTCGAAAGAGCCAGTTCAAATTTGCAGCTATCCACAACGGGTTGGAAATCGTTCGCTGGTCTCAATTCTCTATGGCCACGCTGAATCGACAGCTCATCATCGTGTTGTCAACGCTAGGTATTCCGGACCAAGTATTCCATGCAAAACTCCACACCATGCTACAGGGACTCGATCAAGCATTGGAGAGCGATCCACAGGCTATCTACTGGCTCAAGAAATATGTAGATCCAAATCAGATGACCCTCACAATCAGTCAAATGGTCCTCGATGGTTTCAGGAGATCGAAAGAGCCTTTCTTGACCTCTGTTCTAACACTGTGGAGGGCATGGCATCTTAAATatttgaaagagaaggcCAGGATTGCTGTCGACCAAGGGGCATGTCTTTTGGGTTGCATGGATGAAACAGGGCTTCTCCAGGGGTACTTTCACGATAAGGTTCCGGGCAATGACGCTTCAGTCGAAGAAAAGACTGCTGCCCTGCCTGAAATCTTTGTCCAGGTATCTCGCCCGGAAGCCGACAAAAAGTCTGAGGTAATTGAAGGGGTCTGTATCCTTGCCCGTAACCCTTCCCTCCACCCGGGTGACATCCGTGTCGTGAGAGCAGTCAATGTTCCCCAGTTGCGCCATCTTCAAGACGTGGTTGTCTTGCCGCAGACGGGCGATCGAGATATAGCAAGCATGTGCTCAGGCGGAGATTTGGATGGCGATGATTACATCGTCATCTGGGATCAGGACCTATTGCCCAAGGACTGGTTTCGTGAGCCTATGAAGTATACTAGCAACAAAGCTCAGGACCTTGATAGGGATGTGACAGTCAACGACATAACCTCCTTCTTTGTCACATACATGAAGAATGATTTTCTTCCTAGGATTGCCCATGCCCATCTTGCCTTGGCTGacttcctcgaagatggtgTCAACGAAGAGAAGTGCATCCGGCTAGCCCAGCTACATTCCGACGCAGTCGATTACAACAAGACAGGCATCCCGGCCATATTGACACGCAACCTTGAGCCTCGTAAGTGGCCACACTTCATGGAGAAATTCAACAAGCCCAAAGACAGGATCTACCACTCAAACAAAATCCTGGGCCAGCTGTATGACGCTGTTGAGCGAATTGACTTCGTCCCCAGCCTCGAAATGCCCTTTGACAAGCGGCTCCTTAACTGTGAGATTGAGGTCCCGGATGACCTACTCACATTCGCGAAGAACCTCAAAGGACAATATGATGACGCAATGCGCCGAATTATGGCACAGCACGAGATCAAAACGGAATTCGAAATCTGGTCTACATTTGTCCTCGGCCACGCCAACACAAGCAAGGATTATAAATTTCATGAAGAGATAGGTGCAATCTCCGCTACACTCCGCGATACATTCAAAAAACAATGCTACGAGAAGGTCGGAGGCCGCAATTTTGACCAGCTTGCCCCTCTAGCCCTCGCTATGTACCGCGTCACCAACGAGGAGATGTCCGATGCGCTTAATAAGTACCGTGCTGAAAACTCGACGACAGGCAATAAATTCTTCCATAAACCAACGCCCAAAATAGATCAGTTGCCTCTGATCAGCTTCCCATGGATTTTCCCACATATCCTAGGGAAGATTGCGCTGGGGCATTTTGAAGTCCCGGGAGGCATCCCTGTTGTCGATAACGACCCCTTTGGTCTGTTCACTGATGACCTGGACCCTacctctcccctcccctGTCGTTGTAGTATAGTCCCAGCTGCCTCTATGCCTCTGAGCTTCAGTGATAATGTCGAGTCTTTGGAGCAACTTCTTGATTTTGGGCTCTCAACCTCTGGGCCACATGAGCTGGCTTCGTCCACTGATGCGGCGCTGTCAGACGTTCCTATCGAAGCAGATTTAAGCTTGCTGGACTTCAGTGATATCCCCAAGTACAGTCAGTCTCCGAGTTGCAACGGTAGTATTGGTGGTGGGTGCGTCATACAGAGTATGGATACTACCACTcctgccatggctgttgaCACCATACAGCGCAGCGGCAGTCCCAGCGGTGGCAGCACTGGCGGTGGGTGTGTTGTTCAAAGTGCGGACGTGTCCAATAGCACATTCAACGAAGTTGTAAGCGAGAAATGGGTTGAAAtagtcgaggaggaggacgatcTCAAGCCTACTGCTCTTGATAAGCTAAACGAACTGCTAGGGTTCTAA
- a CDS encoding uncharacterized protein (predicted protein): protein MTGLQSSPRVLHGIPPEIMSSLQIELTKTLRNLDDHMGNLLCLATFARIASSQRVPRGDESAQQVPGWLQNIRHFFGAKRGLKTLDLVVLRVILACSTSCQSLMTDQAAESIKLGIEICATVEGSQRESWIQSNSSKIAKLCEKVTRDNIDPEVQMLGITFLVYLLPTATLPSGLPEVALHWLLSENSTRILAALPQEYISRLAEANVVSQNNAPIENNTKCFKLCPGQTAMCRIMDYVIATLSTRHSADAANVDTIRVAQSLVIGLQNVVSQGFGTTAAEATLTRLKGSIDELIESFPRRPYLPSCQNSTICYTFVSESENELLYDLFSLYFQASLSPSLDQGASHLTHIDSFRAFMFKARNLICHNTCSYSEIKPLKLRGTVSFLTIHDERPNSRNDWRAGLSETLMLSARTSHDSMMQKVEEICHDLERRCGSIEAPLRAVEEERRKISLEAQEAKKHNDELRLQLQQASRTIDELQQNMSRLEVHAEAASARIEELTVSLDAARGELEDQRRDSQEAANRDRENARTRELDLIASVAEKEEQLEQLQEDAHRQREESGRLQQMLDARSKERDAAIEQNAMFEQDMAKLRECIEEYRLLLTGKDEEVARLQAAKEDIETLMETLQSKLNEEVSESDNIRSALREAELNFKRELATLTEQFEVQLSASAAEGTKQKEEIATLQATMQAAASTACRELQTKEKRIQYLEKKVQHLRDERAAKAREFSEAQQHITRLMAVMGWKPDTTNTTTSGRQSRSRSSLGPSQAAVTQQQTHPEDECSQPQADIILAQSFETDTSQFGGRSPKRSRITAFPVAELPAESHESTENKARHPVYRRGGTRQSRDRTVLGDTDQNSQPSSQENNKSISNRRGSFKDVQSYGGANENHLQDVNLDMDLEFSKDFLFTSTSLSQATDEHNPQPEI, encoded by the exons ATGACCGGCTTGCAGTCCTCACCGAGAGTTCTCCACGGCATCCCACCGGAGATCATGTCTAGCCTCCAAATAGAGCTCACTAAAACGCTACGCAATCTGGACGATCATATGGGCAACCTCCTCTGCCTCGCTACCTTTGCTCGTATCGCATCTTCTCAGAGAGTACCTAGAGGCGATGAGAGCGCACAGCAAGTCCCTGGCTGGTTACAGAACATTAGGCATTTCTTTGGTGCAAAGCGCGGCCTGAAAACGTTAGATCTCGTTGTTCTGCGGGTAATACTTGCTTGCTCAACGAGCTGCCAAAGTCTGATGACCGATCAGGCCGCGGAAAGTATCAAACTAGGAATTGAGATATGCGCGACCGTGGAGGGAAGTCAGCGAGAGTCTTGGATACAGAGCAACTCGTCCAAGATTGCGAAGCTTTGCGAGAAAGTCACGAGGGATAATATCGATCCTGAAGTGCAGATGCTG GGTATAACGTTCTTGGTTTATCTCCTCCCAACGGCCACCTTGCCGTCTGGATTACCTGAAGTTGCTTTGCACTGGCTCTTGTCAGAGAACAGCACACGCATACTAGCAGCACTGCCTCAGGAATATATTTCACGGTTGGCAGAGGCGAATGTGGTAAGTCAAAACAATGCGCCTATAGAAAACAATACTAAGTGCTTTAAGCTTTGTCCGGGGCAGACTGCGATGTGTAGGATCATGGATTATGTGATTGCCACATTAAGCACCAGGCACTCCGCAGATGCTGCTAATGTGGATACTATCCGCGTGGCACAATCACTTGTGATCGGGTTACAGAATGTGGTCTCACAGGGTTTTGGCACTACTGCAGCAGAGGCTACTTTAACCCGGCTTAAGGGATCCATCGATGAGCTAATCGAAAGCTTTCCAAGACGGCCTTACTTACCATCATGCCAGAACTCCACTATATGCTACACATTCGTTTCAGAGTCAGAGAATGAATTGCTCTACGACCTATTCTCATTATATTTTCAGGCTTCGCTTTCACCAAGTCTAGATCAAGGCGCTTCCCACTTGACCCACATCGATTCTTTTCGGGCGTTTATGTTCAAAGCCAGGAATCTGATATGCCACAATACCTGTTCATACTCCGAAATTAAGCCTCTCAAACTTAGGGGAACAGTCTCATTTCTGACGATCCATGATGAACGTCCTAACTCAAGGAATGACTGGAGAGCTGGATTATCAGAGACCCTTATGTTAAGCGCACGCACATCACATGATAGCATGATGCAAAAAGTTGAGGAAATATGCCATGATCTGGAACGCCGTTGTGGCAGTATTGAGGCTCCCTTAAGGGccgtcgaagaagagcgacGCAAGATATCGCTCGAAGCACAGGAAGCGAAAAAACACAATGACGAGCTGAGATTACAGTTGCAGCAAGCATCCAGAACAATTGATGAGCTTCAACAAAACATGTCTCGTCTCGAAGTTCATGCCGAAGCTGCATCTGCTCGTATTGAGGAGTTAACAGTAAGCCTTGATGCGGCACGAGGAGAGCTAGAGGATCAACGGCGCGACTCCCAAGAGGCCGCCAACCGGGACCGAGAAAACGCAAGAACCAGAGAGCTGGATTTGATTGCCTCGGTAGCAGAAAAAGAGGAGCAGCTAGAACAGTTACAGGAAGATGCCCATCGACaaagggaagagagtggCCGGCTACAGCAGATGCTTGACGCTAGGtcgaaagagagagacgCCGCTATTGAACAAAATGCAATGTTTGAGCAAGACATGGCAAAGCTTCGTGAATGCATAGAGGAATATCGGTTACTGCTAACgggaaaggatgaggaggtcgCTCGACTGCAGGCTGCCAAGGAAGATATAGAGACCTTGATGGAAACCTTACAAAGCAAG TTAAACGAAGAGGTTTCGGAATCCGATAATATCAGATCCGCCCTCCGTGAAGCTGAACTGAATTTCAAAAGAGAGTTAGCTACTCTTACGGAGCAATTCGAGGTACAATTGTCTGCAAGTGCTGCAGAG GGCACAAAGcaaaaggaggagatcgcAACGTTACAGGCTACTATGCAGGCTGCTGCCTCTACTGCCTGTAGGGAGCTGCagacaaaagagaagaggataCAGtacctggaaaagaag GTGCAACATCTACGAGATGAGCGAGCAGCTAAAGCACGTGAATTTTCCGAGGCCCAGCAACATATCACCCGACTAATGGCTGTGATGGGTTGGAAACCCGACACTACAAATACGACAACCTCAGGCAGACAATCGCGGTCAAGATCTTCGCTGGGACCGTCGCAAGCGGCAGTGACACAACAACAAACGCATCCCGAGGATGAATGTTCGCAGCCGCAAGCCGATATTATTCTTGCTCAGTCTTTTGAGACAGATACGTCCCAGTTTGGCGGGCGTAGTCCGAAGAGATCTAGGATCACCGCTTTCCCTGTGGCCGAGTTACCAGCAGAGTCCCACGAGAGCACCGAAAACAAGGCGAGACATCCAGTTTACCGTAGAGGTGGTACTAGGCAGTCGCGTGACCGAACGGTGCTAGGAGACACAGATCAGAATAGCCAGCCCAGTTcacaagaaaacaacaagtcAATTTCTAACCGACGGGGATCGTTCAAAGACGTCCAATCTTACGGTGGTGCTAATGAGAACCACCTCCAGGATGTAAACCTGGATATGGATCTGGAATTTTCGaaggattttcttttcaccagcacttctctttcccagGCAACTGATGAGCACAACCCTCAGCCCGAGATCTGA